One window of Myripristis murdjan unplaced genomic scaffold, fMyrMur1.1, whole genome shotgun sequence genomic DNA carries:
- the LOC115356806 gene encoding transcriptional regulator Myc-A-like isoform X1 — protein sequence MPPVLPSSSGSLECDYDAVQPYFLCDAEEEEASCPPPRCQLQPGPGEDIWKKFELLPTPPLSPSRRASVSRGPPPEPPSEPPPEPPSEPPPEPPSDPPPEPPSEPPPEPPSDPPPEPPSDPPPEPPSEPPAGLGSLRAPVPSQQAFLQSYIIQDCMWSSFSAAAQLERVVSERLASLRAARGPQAARGPQTDRGPQAARGPQAARGPQPPGPAAPLKAGHLQDPAPVCIDPSEVFPFPLSDLRTPCRAARERAADQQLDTPPPGSRSQSEEEEEEEEEEEEEEEEEEEEEEEEEEEVDVVTVERRWRGVSLKRRLVDVQQHNYASRPAGKRAKGAGTGPAGSAGPAGSAGPAGRVERRGGGPRSRCGPQAWHGEDGDRRRTHNVLERRRRTELKRSFLSLREQVPQVAHNHRAAKVLILTKASECIMGMRTQQHTLVAVKEQLRRRREELELRLQLLRSTSTSTH from the exons ATGCCTCCGGTCCTCCCCTCGTCCAGCGGGAGCTTGGAGTGCGACTACGACGCGGTGCAGCCTTACTTCCTGTGCGacgcggaggaggaggaggcctccTGCCCCCCGCCCCGCTGCCAGCTGCAGCCCGGCCCGGGGGAGGACATCTGGAAGAAGTTTGAGCTGCTGCCGACGCCTCCTCTGTCGCCCAGCCGGAGAGCCTCCGTGTCCCGCGGGCCGCCGCCGGAGCCCCCGTCCGAGCCGCCGCCGGAGCCCCCGTCCGAGCCGCCGCCGGAGCCCCCGTCCGACCCGCCGCCGGAGCCCCCGTCCGAGCCGCCGCCGGAGCCCCCGTCTGACCCGCCGCCGGAGCCCCCGTCTGACCCGCCGCCGGAGCCCCCGTCCGAGCCGCCGGCCGGCCTCGGCTCCCTCAGAgcccccgtcccgtcccagcAGGCCTTCCTGCAGTCCTACATCATCCAGGACTGCATGTGGAGCAGCTTCTCCGCCGCCGCCCAGCTGGAGAGGGTGGTGTCGGAGCGACTGGCCTCCCTGCGGGCCGCCCGGGGCCCCCAGGCCGCCCGGGGCCCCCAGACCGACCGGGGCCCCCAGGCCGCCCGGGGCCCCCAGGCCGCCCGGGGCCCCCAGCCCCCAGGCCCAGCAGCTCCGCTGAAGGCCGGACACCTGCAGGACCCCGCCCCCGTCTGCATCGACCCGTCCGAGGTGTTCCCCTTCCCGCTGAGTGACCTGAGGACACCCTGCCGAGCGGCTCGGGAACGGGCCGCCGACCAGCAGCTGGACACCCCGCCTCCCGGCAGCCGCAGCCAATCAG aagaggaggaggaggaggaagaggaggaggaagaggaggaggaagaggaggaggaggaggaggaggaggaggaggaggaggttgacGTGGTGACGGTGGAGCGGCGGTGGCGGGGCGTCTCTCTGAAGCGCCGCCTCGTCGACGTCCAGCAGCACAACTACGCCTCCAGGCCCGCTGGGAAGAGGGCAAAGGGCGCGGGCACGGGGCCGGCGGGGAGCGCGGGGCCGGCGGGGAGCGCGGGGCCGGCGGGGCGGGTGGAGAGGCGGGGCGGTGGCCCCCGGAGCCGCTGCGGCCCTCAGGCGTGGCACGGCGAGGACGGGGACAGGCGCAGGACTCACAACGTGCTGGAGCGGCGGCGCAGGACGGAGCTGAAACGCAGCTTCCTGTCGCTCAGGGAGCAGGTGCCTCAGGTGGCTCACAACCACAGAGCCGCCAAGGTGCTCATCCTCACCAAGGCCTCAGAGTGCATCATGGGAATGAGGAcgcagcagcacacactggtggccgtgaaggagcagctgaggaggaggagggaggagctggagctcagactgcagctgctgaggagcACCAGCACCTCCAcccactga
- the LOC115356806 gene encoding transcriptional regulator Myc-A-like isoform X2, with product MPPVLPSSSGSLECDYDAVQPYFLCDAEEEEASCPPPRCQLQPGPGEDIWKKFELLPTPPLSPSRRASVSRGPPPEPPSEPPPEPPSEPPPEPPSDPPPEPPSEPPPEPPSDPPPEPPSDPPPEPPSEPPAGLGSLRAPVPSQQAFLQSYIIQDCMWSSFSAAAQLERVVSERLASLRAARGPQPPGPAAPLKAGHLQDPAPVCIDPSEVFPFPLSDLRTPCRAARERAADQQLDTPPPGSRSQSEEEEEEEEEEEEEEEEEEEEEEEEEEEVDVVTVERRWRGVSLKRRLVDVQQHNYASRPAGKRAKGAGTGPAGSAGPAGSAGPAGRVERRGGGPRSRCGPQAWHGEDGDRRRTHNVLERRRRTELKRSFLSLREQVPQVAHNHRAAKVLILTKASECIMGMRTQQHTLVAVKEQLRRRREELELRLQLLRSTSTSTH from the exons ATGCCTCCGGTCCTCCCCTCGTCCAGCGGGAGCTTGGAGTGCGACTACGACGCGGTGCAGCCTTACTTCCTGTGCGacgcggaggaggaggaggcctccTGCCCCCCGCCCCGCTGCCAGCTGCAGCCCGGCCCGGGGGAGGACATCTGGAAGAAGTTTGAGCTGCTGCCGACGCCTCCTCTGTCGCCCAGCCGGAGAGCCTCCGTGTCCCGCGGGCCGCCGCCGGAGCCCCCGTCCGAGCCGCCGCCGGAGCCCCCGTCCGAGCCGCCGCCGGAGCCCCCGTCCGACCCGCCGCCGGAGCCCCCGTCCGAGCCGCCGCCGGAGCCCCCGTCTGACCCGCCGCCGGAGCCCCCGTCTGACCCGCCGCCGGAGCCCCCGTCCGAGCCGCCGGCCGGCCTCGGCTCCCTCAGAgcccccgtcccgtcccagcAGGCCTTCCTGCAGTCCTACATCATCCAGGACTGCATGTGGAGCAGCTTCTCCGCCGCCGCCCAGCTGGAGAGGGTGGTGTCGGAGCGACTGGCCTCCCTGCGG GCCGCCCGGGGCCCCCAGCCCCCAGGCCCAGCAGCTCCGCTGAAGGCCGGACACCTGCAGGACCCCGCCCCCGTCTGCATCGACCCGTCCGAGGTGTTCCCCTTCCCGCTGAGTGACCTGAGGACACCCTGCCGAGCGGCTCGGGAACGGGCCGCCGACCAGCAGCTGGACACCCCGCCTCCCGGCAGCCGCAGCCAATCAG aagaggaggaggaggaggaagaggaggaggaagaggaggaggaagaggaggaggaggaggaggaggaggaggaggaggaggttgacGTGGTGACGGTGGAGCGGCGGTGGCGGGGCGTCTCTCTGAAGCGCCGCCTCGTCGACGTCCAGCAGCACAACTACGCCTCCAGGCCCGCTGGGAAGAGGGCAAAGGGCGCGGGCACGGGGCCGGCGGGGAGCGCGGGGCCGGCGGGGAGCGCGGGGCCGGCGGGGCGGGTGGAGAGGCGGGGCGGTGGCCCCCGGAGCCGCTGCGGCCCTCAGGCGTGGCACGGCGAGGACGGGGACAGGCGCAGGACTCACAACGTGCTGGAGCGGCGGCGCAGGACGGAGCTGAAACGCAGCTTCCTGTCGCTCAGGGAGCAGGTGCCTCAGGTGGCTCACAACCACAGAGCCGCCAAGGTGCTCATCCTCACCAAGGCCTCAGAGTGCATCATGGGAATGAGGAcgcagcagcacacactggtggccgtgaaggagcagctgaggaggaggagggaggagctggagctcagactgcagctgctgaggagcACCAGCACCTCCAcccactga